The sequence below is a genomic window from Coffea arabica cultivar ET-39 chromosome 4c, Coffea Arabica ET-39 HiFi, whole genome shotgun sequence.
ACGtgtcccccaaaaaaaaaaaaaagaagtgttaagtacaagaaaaatttttttttcttggggtGCCAAACATTTATTAATTATTTGGGAAGGTTAGTAAATTTACCACAAAATTCCAGAAACTGCTTAAATTTCGTCATCTTAACTAAAAGCGCACGCCTCGGGTAAAATTGTGGTTATAGTAGTCCTCGGTGCTGACGAAGTTGGACGCGGACGAGAAAACGAGGAGACCATTGTTCTCAGTAATGGAAGCAGCTGAAAACCTCCAAGAATTAAAGCTATTCATTGAACAATGTAAAGCCAACCCTTCAATTTTACACAACCCTTCTCTTGCCTTCTTCAAAAATTATCTCCAGAGGTAAAGATTTTGTGCTCGATATACCATTTTTAACTGAATTACTAGTGTTCTAATTGatcaagttcatttttttttctataacaTTTGTATTGGGGTTTTGGGTTTCAATCTCTGGTGGGGTTAATTTATGTAgaaaaatttgatcttttgatttatttatttattatttttgtataGCCTTGGTGCCCGTGTTTCGCCTCCCGCTAAATCAGTAAGCCTTTTTAATATCAGTAGTTTTGCTTGTTTACTTGCTCAAATGTCAGTCActtaattttttgtgaaattgttcATATGCGTTATAAAAGTGCATGAATTTTGGTTGATACAGTAAAAGTTGGCGTGTGCAATTTTACTATGGGATAATGTCGACAGAATGAAACTGCTACAAGAGTCCTGAGAATTTAGTATACGGGAAAGTGTCATTTTGGTTTTATATATCTTACATCATTTGCTAGAATGCAGAATTTGGTCATTTATGGTGAACCATTTCGTACTAGTTTGTACGAGGCTCTATTTAATTGGTTTATTTTACTAGCATGTTCTTGGAGGATGAATGCATTTGTGGAAACGTCGTATGCAAAATTGGAGACGGAAGTCTTGAGAGACTAAATTATTTAATACCTCCAATATTTGGGTTGGCCGTGTTGCGCAATTTAGAAAAAGTTTCCAACATGTAAAATGTGGACTATGGATGGAAATTAAGTTACATTCCGACTGAACGTAGCTTTGTAGACTTGACATCGTATAAATCCATCAATAGCATTGCATGAGTTCTAGCTTAACTAAATGTATATTCTTTATGATTTATTACGTAGTTTTATATGAATCCCTTGTTGCCGTAGTTGGATCTATTCAGATTTtgtatgcattttctttttgcATTGACAATGGAGAATGCTGTATAGGAGACAGATCGGGAGGACATTTTAGATTCTGGAGAGCATTGTGATTCCAAGAAACATTCATCAAGTGCAGAAAATTCAGATGAAGACATTGTTGAGTCTGATCTTGAATTGGATGATGCTGATGTTGTGCAGCCTGATAACGATCCTTCGCAGAAGGTGTTGGGTGGAAGCACTTACCTGAGTTGATATACGTTGTAGTCATTAATCTTTCCAATGTATTCTGTTATTGGAGATATTATTCTGTTTTTGTAACAGATGGGAGATCCCTCAATCGAAGTAACTGAGGAAAGTCGAGATGCGGCCCAAGAATACAAGTCAAATGCTATAGATGCAATTGCTAAGGGTCTGTTTCTTTGCTATTGCTACCTTGAAACGCGTTTCCTACTAAAACTGCTATGCATTATTTACCATAGTAACTATTTTCCTTGTAGGTAAGCTGAATGAAGCCATAGATCACCTAACTGAAGCTATTTTGCTGAATCCAATTTCAGCAATATTATATGCTACTAGAGGTAATTCTCATGCATGTAAATCACCTCAAGTCCTTGTAGTATCTTTTAGGTATTCTTGACATATGATTTTGATATTGACCGGAAATGCCATTATACATGTTTCAGCTAGTGTTTTTGCTAAGCTGAAGAAGCCAAATGCTGCAATCCATGATGCTAATGCAGCGTTACAGGTATTCCACTAGATTTTAATATATATCTTTGGCATTGAAGTCGCGTTGATATTTGAGTTGAACATTATTGTGATCATTATTAAGTTTGGGGAGATATATTTAGTAATTAAAGACTCGACTAATGTTCTGACTAAATTCCTCAGATCAACCCTGATTCAGCCAAAGGTTATAAAGAACGAGGAATAGCAAGGGCTATGTTGGGTTTATGGGAGGAGGCTGCAAGTGATCTGCGAATGGCATCAAAGTTAGACTATGATGAGGAGATTAATATTGAGCTTAAAAAGGTAATTATCTTGTCTTACTCGGAAATGCTTCATACCTTTGGATGTCGATGTATTTCACCTTTTACAAAAAGACATATGATGCAATAGAAGTGCGATTTGGATGTATCAAGCTGCTCCACTTATGGTTTGCTTCTTTCCATAGAGATAGATGCCATTCATAGATCTCTTACCATGTCAAGCCCTACAACAACATTTGGGCCTGAGTTCTAGGCTTTATGTAAATCTCCTTGTAATCGAGTTTGAGTTAAGATTGGTCCACTTGCACCTTCATGGAATAACTGAAGCCCAAATTGCAACTGATAGACATATGTTTGTTTAGAAACCTCataaattttccatgaaaatatGTTTTAGATTAAGTACCTATTTATTTTCTGGCAGACTGAATTTTATCCCCACCGTTGATCTTTTGAATGATGGTGCCAGGTTATCATTAAATAGCTCACATGTTGTAAAGAACCCTAACCTCATTTCTCTTAGATTCTCTTCTTTGCTTCTTGCCTCCTTATTTATCAATAACGGTGACCGGCTGAATCCTACTTTTTTCTTG
It includes:
- the LOC113739815 gene encoding TPR repeat-containing thioredoxin TDX, with translation MEAAENLQELKLFIEQCKANPSILHNPSLAFFKNYLQSLGARVSPPAKSETDREDILDSGEHCDSKKHSSSAENSDEDIVESDLELDDADVVQPDNDPSQKMGDPSIEVTEESRDAAQEYKSNAIDAIAKGKLNEAIDHLTEAILLNPISAILYATRASVFAKLKKPNAAIHDANAALQINPDSAKGYKERGIARAMLGLWEEAASDLRMASKLDYDEEINIELKKVEPNAQKIEEHRRKYDRLRKERELRKMQRQRRWRRAEAQPSNEKGKKVEEPSEAETLSSNEKGKKVEQPPETKTLDPEAASVLKDGQVIGIHSPKELESMLNAAARTSRLAILYFTATWCGPCRYIAPIYASWASQHPKVVFLKADIDEAVDVAISWKISSVPTFYFIKDGKQVDVVVGGDKSSLERKIVQYAG